The Candidatus Nanopelagicales bacterium region CACGGCCACAGTCGGTGAGCGTCAACGGCGACGACGTCACTAGACCTCCTCTTTGACGGATTCGACAGCCTCATCACGGCATTACGGACAGTCCCCCGTCGACGACCAGAGCATGACCCGTGACGAACGACCCCGCGTCGCTCGCGAGGAACTGGGCCGCCGCCGCTATCTCCTCGGGTCGACCCCAGCGCTGCATGGGGACCCGCTGAAGGACGGAGCGTTCCGTGTCTTCGCTCTTGCGCAGGAAACCCGTCAAGTCAGTCTCGATCCAGCCTGGCAGAAGGGCATTCACTCTTACGCCACTCGCCGCGCATTCCAGCGCCAAACTCTGCGTCAGGGAGACAACCGCCGCCTTCGCGGCCGCGTAGTGCGCCATCAGCGGCGCGCCTCGCAGAGCGATGACGCTCGACATGTTGATCACACTTCCAGATCCTGTCTCCAGCATGTGAGGCAGCGCGACCTGGCAGGCATGGACTATCGAATCCAGGTTCAACTTCATCGTCTTGTCCCAGCCGGAGAACCGTGTCATGACAAGCGGCAGGGAGAACGAGTTCCCACCGGCGTTGTTCACCAGGATGTCGAGCCTGCCTAGCTCGGTGATCGCTGCCCCGATCTCCGCCCGGAACCCCTCGGGGTCTGTGACGTCAGCGGACTTCACGATCGCCCGGCGACCGTGGCCCTCGACCTCCTGAGCGACCTCTGCTAGCGAGGCCGTATCCCGGGCGACCAGCGCCACGTCCGCTCCAGCAGCGGCGAATGTCAGCGCGATCGATCGTCCGATCCCTCGGGAGGCTCCTGTCACCAGAGCCGTCTTTCCGTGCAGCGTGAAACTCACTGGTCACTCCTCCATCCGGGTGCGGCCGTTCATCGGAACTTGGCCCAACACTGACTGTGCCAGTGCCTTCGCTCCGACATCGGGTCCTGGCCATCCGCTGGCACGACGACCAGGTGTGGAGTTCCGGGCCTGATGACATCCTCGCAGAACGGGCATCTGTAGGACCTGGTCGCCGTCGCTCCTGGGATGGGGCGGACATGCCACCGCGAGCCCGCCT contains the following coding sequences:
- a CDS encoding SDR family NAD(P)-dependent oxidoreductase, which translates into the protein MSFTLHGKTALVTGASRGIGRSIALTFAAAGADVALVARDTASLAEVAQEVEGHGRRAIVKSADVTDPEGFRAEIGAAITELGRLDILVNNAGGNSFSLPLVMTRFSGWDKTMKLNLDSIVHACQVALPHMLETGSGSVINMSSVIALRGAPLMAHYAAAKAAVVSLTQSLALECAASGVRVNALLPGWIETDLTGFLRKSEDTERSVLQRVPMQRWGRPEEIAAAAQFLASDAGSFVTGHALVVDGGLSVMP